From Brassica rapa cultivar Chiifu-401-42 chromosome A06, CAAS_Brap_v3.01, whole genome shotgun sequence:
CTCTCGATCTTTCGGTGCCAGTTGCCTGAAACAATGATAATGAGCCAAAATCAATAAAGACCTGAAATAAATAACATTTGGCTATGGAAAGAAATCTTTACCGGTTCTTGGATAATGTTGTGAGCAGATTCAGCATCTCTTTCTGAACCAAAACCCTGATCCTCCTCCTTTTTATTGCTCAAGTTCTCCTTATACCCAGTCACAAAACTATAAAGCTCCCAAAGCGTTTGGATGTCAAGACTGTCAATATCCAGCTCAATCTCATCATCCTGTTGAGAGAGCTCCGGATTACTCTTCTTCACAATCTGAACAACTGTCTCTAGTTTATCATAAGGCAAGTCCTGAAGCTCTTCACTGAGTCTCCGTTTCTCATCCATCTTCAGGTCCCTAACATCAACAGGCGCCTCCTCATCTCCTTCAGGCTTCTCGAGGGCAGCAGTGACGATTTCAGGTTCCAACGGTGTTGTCATAGATTCAGAAATCTACAAAGTCCTATCCTCAAGCACCGCAGGCCGAAGAGACGGAGGAAGGTGTAGGAGCTGGTAAATGCTCTACAACACTAGCCGGTTTGATCTCCCGGTGAAGATTATGATACTGCAGTTCGATAGGAACCCATTTCTCCTCAAACATGCTCAACAGAAACTTAGCCATACTATGCACCTCATGCCCAACAGGATTCCAAAAAATCGCATTGTTAAAAGTAAATTAAGTCTAACATCTTCAGCAAAATCCAACGGCGACTCATACAAACCTTCCCCTAGCTTAGCCTTCACTGTACCCAAATCCATAGGCTCCTTAACAATGGTGTGGTAATCATGCAAACCAAACCCTTTAGCATCAACTGGGACATTGAACACCCATCCATCCTCATGCTTCATCAATTGCGTAAGCAAATTGtgacatttttttgaaaatctgaaCCGTACTTTTTTCACCTCCACCTCCTGTAGACATTTCTTAGGGTTTCTCTAGGGTTTTTTTAGCTCGGAGGACTGTGAGGGAGGATCAGAAATTCTCCTCGGAAATAGTGTAGAAGGCCAACTGGAGTTAATTATAGAGTTTACTTTCCTTGTCTGTTGCAAATCATTGGTCTTGTTAGGCTTCTAAAAAGAATATAATTAACAcgatgtttttgttttgctttgcgGGTTATCCTCTGAGTTTGTTCTGGTGTTCATCATGCGGTTTGCGGAACCTGAGGGTATTAGTCTTCTTTGGATTTGATACTCTTTCCATTGATGACAAATATTGACATGTTTTTTGATCTCTTGATGAggagttaaattttaaaatattaattccaTACAATGATTTATTCATCCAACTCCTTTTGAACTTCATCCAAATTGACCTACGTTAAGAAAATCATTTGAATGCTATATCTGGTCTACCAGTTGGATGACAAATTTTAGTTTGAATCCcagctaatatatatatagatgcatGAGTTTGCATTTTAGTAAAGACAATACGTGTGTTTTAGTACGCGTGCATTTCAGCATCTTAGCGGCTTAGCGCATGTGTTTGCGCTTGTACTTCTCGACagcttttaaaaattgtttctcCTGTAATACTTCTATACTATACTtctatactaggttaagacctgcgccttgcacgggatgaacattatatatataaattattttatatattatatgtttataaaatattatgaaataataaatatatattgaataattaaaaattcattatctactactaatataattaaattggtgcgaacatataaataaattttataaatcgaaaaaatatttttctatttgatatgatatataattaaatttaaatgatattaacatatatatggtatattttaatattaatatttattagatgatgctttttgctcatatttatttttatcatttgtatctgctatagcaaaaagtctaaattagtgataacaaaattttcactgtgagattaatggtttaagtaatttataatattttaagaaattaagttgtcaatattttttcaaattttttatcaaaaaatgttcaaagtaaatttcaaaattaagatatttatgtatttttatatgacatatagtttaatttaaaattatacatatatttatatatttttatttttgatacttattaaatgagactttcaacttatattatttttaaattatttgtatcatgtcataacaaaagttttaaatcatagatcacaaaatttgaatgtgaaacttttaacagttttagtaatttatactcattttaaaaattcaaaatataatatataaatatttttttaaaatttttattatatggttagtatgattgtttattttattttaatagcttaaaattaaacaaatataattataatacacacttatttttatcaaatctttattattcaaaattattaattgtcatatatacgttaaccacattaggtaattccgtaatcttatttaaggaaataatgaagcacattaataatgtatttattgtgatttgataaaaagcttattatatatttagatggaccaacatatttgtctaaggattctaaaaatcattctaaTGATGACACGTGGttacaaaaaatgttgcaatgcttctcaaataatatataaaggatatTATGTACTGGTTGTATTTTTCTAGAATGATTCATCTAATTGATTATTGTtatgttaattttgtttttcgaCATGctttgtttctctttatcaacgaagaaagaaaaaaacaaattcttgttgTGTTCTTGGCAAATTATTATCCATTATCTATCTCTCCAGCAATATGCGAGTGTCAGTTTTACATTTGAAGCTGTTGgaaattttattctaaaatttgTTGTATATACATATCAGATTTcagaatatatatatctctAGTATACAACTTGTGCGTAAAAATGTGTATGGTTCGTGTAATGGCTTTCTTAAATAATTAACTAAGAATATGAGAGATCCTTCgagatcaaaaaaatattattaggttTGAGTGTATGTGTAACGTTAAAAACAATACTGTAATTGTATGTGTACAAACTCATGACTATGAAGAAAAAAGAATTGTAAATAGGTGCTTCAGATTATAGTACTGTGCCACAAACTACTGCTTGGGATATTGACTTTTTCCATTATTCATGTTCTACGTTTCTATCTAAACGTTATTGCGTATAATGAATTTGCTAGATATGATACTATACTAGTAATAACAACAAATTTCTCAAACATGTATGtgaaacagatttttttttaattcaatgaCTCAAAACAAAAGAACAGTCAGAAGTTTGGTAATTTTTTGAAAGTTTATCTCAAAACCATTCAGATTTTGAAagttatatatagatatatgttatattattcttatttaaaatGGAAGAAAAAGATTTTTTATGTTCAAGTCAAAAAGTTTTAAGGCAAAACTGGTAATACCATTAATGGCTATTATTAGATTCAAtgaataatacaaaaaaaatctaaggtTGTTTATGAGTCAAAATCTTAGACGGTTAAGATGAATTAAGCTAGATCTAAAGGCTCTTATTCTTCTTGTAGACAACACCCTATCATGTTGAAATCCTTTTAAATAGAGGCTCTCTCTTGTGCAGTTCTTCACTACAAACTATCAATAATCAGTATACTATTTGTTACTTCAGCATATTCTATCAGTATAGTTTTTCCTGTTTCTCCATTCACCGAtctctcttgtttcttcttttcttttgaaagCTGGGCTACTTCTCATTATTTCTTGTCTTTCAAAGGTACGTGTTAATATATAGTTCAATGTTGAACTTGTTATAGAATTTACAtatctcttttgtttattttatgtgtATTTATTTTTGGTGATGTTATCATTGAGACTATATTTTGTAAGATACGATTAAATTCAATTTTCAGattaattttttcttatcactatattttagttttaataatcaTCCTACCATTGACTATATATcctttattttttaagaaaataaaaagcaaaATGAAAGGACTATCGTTAATACATTGGTGTTCACTATAACTCAGATCTGAATATGTTGGTATGTAGTTTAGTTATTATGCGGTTCAAATATTGTGAAGATAAGACCGAACATGGAACTTGTTCTGTTTTTTCAGGTAGACCCTAACGATCATTTTCTAGTCTTTTATTCTTGAAGTTTTGAGATTGTAAAGAATAATaagatttgattaaaaaaataagatttttttttgaaaaatattgcttttttataagaaaaaataagtttattgaAATTGTATTTTTCTCAATAAGTAAATTTGACGTTTGtgttatgattttatatatgtactgctatttgttttgataatattttctctAAGCATTTATCACTTAGATTAGAACAAAAATGAGATTTAGTGGTTGTTTTAGTCTTAGATATGATTCACGAttgacttcaaaatattaatagttATAGTTATGTGGTTGTTTAATGATTATGtacttttgatcattttttttcttaatgcagGACATATTTTTACAATGGATGAGTCTACTCCAATCGAAGCTACACCATTCAGCTATCTAATTCCGAGCTTTGCTGACGATGATAACCATCACATGGAGAACATCCCATCACCAACTTCTCAAGTGGTTACACCACTTCAAACTGTTGATGACGAGACCTCTTACACAACACCACCTCCCATTCTTCAAGCCTCACCGCTTCAGCCTGCTAATGAGGAAAACTACAACACACCAACACCCTATCAACCTCTATTACTGGCCACACCACTCAGCTTCATTTCACCATCTGATGAATCCAACACTGCTGCTGTCGATCCCAACATGGGTCCTATCAAAAGAGGACGAGGCCGACCAAAAGGTTCAAAGAATTCAAAGCCGTccaagaagaagatggaaacCTCTCATCCCAACAATGAAGTGGTTGTATCTGGTCACAATGATGAAACTCACAACACATCATTCTCCCCTCATCCTCCTCTAATGGCCACAGATCTTCAAGCTATTGTACCATACGATGACTCCAACCACGACTCTTTGGCTGATGATGATGCTGCTCCGAGTAGTGATCCTCTTAAAAGAGGACGGGGCCGACCAAAGGGTTCGAAGAGCGCCAAGACGCCTGTGAAGAAGCTGAAACCCCATAATCCCGACGACAAAATATTTTGTCCCAGTTTTGACTCGATGATAAccgaagaggagaaagaaaatGGGAATGAAGATCTGGTGGACTCCGTTCGGATGCGTTTCAACGCCGTTTGTCGTCGCTTAGGCCACATAAGCTGCGAGAAAGCTGTGGTCACAACTGCCTTCAGTAGGTTTACCAATATGGGTGTCAGAActaacaagaagaagagaatcgGTCCGGTTCCGGGGGTACAACCAGGAGATATATTCTACTTCTGGGGAGAGATGTGTTTGGTTGGACTTCACACTCAGATGCCTGCTGGTATCGACTATCTACTAGCGAAAGATGGTGAAGCAGAAGGCTTAACAACAAGTGTCGTTACATCAGTAGGACACTACAACGACAAAACGGACGAGCTTCATACTTTGGTATACACCGGGCAAGGAGGAACGTGTAAGGATGGTAAACCTAGAAATCAAGACCTTACAAGAGGAAACCTAGCGTTGGTCACAAGTCAGAAAAGAGGAAATGAAGTTAGAGTGATTAGAGGTGTAGAGGATCCGGGCGATAAAAAAGGGAAAGTATATATCTACGATGGTCTCTATGTGGTAACCCATTATTGGATAGAGAAAGGGACCACCGGCTTTGATGAATTCAAGTTTAATCTCGTGAGAAAACAAGACCAGCCTTCTGGTTTCGCCACGTGGAAGTTAGCTGAAGAATTGATGAAGTGTGGTTCGAGTAATCGGTCGAGGAAGGGTTTTGTGTTTGAAGATATTTCTCTTGGATTGGAGGCGTTGCCAGTTCCGATCGTGAATGAGATCGATGAGAACGACAAGGAGTGGCCTCTAGACTTCGACTACAGAGCCTCTTCGGAAAGTTTGAGTATGATGATCGTTCTGAACCATCAATCTACTGGATGCAACAACACTTGTCAAGGTGGTCAGTCATGTGGAGATCCGACATGTCTTTGTATTCAAAGAAATGGCGGCGAGTTACCGTATGATAACCGCATTTTACTATATCGTAAACCGATGATTTACGAATGTGGCGAATCCTGTTCTTGCCCCGCGGACTGCAAGAACAGGCTATCTCAAAGCGGTTTGAAACTCCGGTTGGAAGTGTTCAAGACGGAGAGCTGCGGTTGGGGGTTACGTTCGTGGGAGCCCATACGAGCCGGGACTTTTATCTGCGAGTTGGTTGGCACAGCTAAGAGAAGAGATGAgattgaagaagacgacgagTACGTCTTCGACACCTCTCGAGTTTACAAAAGGTTTAGGTGGAACTACGAACCGGAACTTGTGGGTGAAGACTGTTGGGACGAAGTCTCTGAAGTTTATAAACTTCGGTCGGAAATATTGGTCAGTGCCAGAGCTTTTGGTAACGTTAGTCGGTTCATGAACCATAGCTGCTTGGCTAACGTTATGTGGCAGCCTGTTGAGTTTGAAAAGGATGGCCAACCTTTGGTTCGTATTGCCTTTTTTGCAAAGAGACATATACCTCCGTTGACAGAGTTGAGATACGATTATGGAATGTCTTATGATACTGGAGAGGTTGATGAAGGTGGAAGCAGGGTTTTTACAGGTAAAAGGGCTTGCTTGTGTGGTTCGGAAAATTGTCGTGGTTCTTTTGAGTGAGGttgaacatttttattattattgttgttgtctttttatctgttgttttgattattgtggtcttgtgtttccttttaatccttaagaataaaaaacTTACTTAAGTTTTTAATCATAGTGTATGTTATTTCATTATCTGTTAGATTTGTATCATAAGAAATCCAAATCATGTTTAAGTTAAACCAATTAATTTAAGTCATTTCTAGTCTTTTATCCTTCAAGTTTTgagattgaaaagaaaaataagacttgataaaaagataaaataagaaaaaaaaagatcttttaagaaaaatagacgatagaaaagacaaaataagaagaaacaaaattttttttcagaaaaatattatttcgcaaaaaagaagtttattgaaattgtaattttctcaaaaaaaagtaaatttgatgtttgtgttatgattttatatatgtagtgctatttgttttgataatattttgtctAAGCATTTATCACTGAGATTAGAATAAAAAAGAGATTTAGTGGTTGTTTTAGTTTTAGATATGATTCACGATTGACTTCAGAacattaatagttatagtatatggAAGGTTAATtagttgattttttatattataatcttGTGTTTTTCTCAAGCTAACAATTAAACTCGTCATGTCTTGAACTTCTCGAGTTTACAAAAAATTTAGGTGGAACTATGAACCCGAACTTGTGGTTGAAGACTGTTGGGACGAAGCCTCTTAAGTTTATAAACTTCGGTCGGAAATCTTAGTCAGTGCGAGAGTGATTGCTAATATTAGTCGGTTATGAACCATAGCTGCTCGGCTAACGTTATGTGGCAGCCTGTTGAGTTTGAAAAGGATGGCCAACCTTTGGTTCGTATTGTGTTTTTGCAAAGTGGCATATACCTCCCTTGGCAGAGTTGAGGTATGATTATGGAATGTCTTATGATAATGGAGATGTTGATGAAGATGGAAGCATGGGTTTTAGAGGTAAGAGGATTTGCTTATGTGGTTCGGAAAACTATCGTGGTTCTTTTGAGTGAGGTTggatttcttattattattgttgttgtcttttcttttttgttgttgttttgattattatgGTCTTGTGTTTCCTCTTAAtcattaagaataaaaaatttatttaagtatttaatcATATTGTTTACTT
This genomic window contains:
- the LOC117125795 gene encoding histone-lysine N-methyltransferase, H3 lysine-9 specific SUVH7-like; this translates as MDESTPIEATPFSYLIPSFADDDNHHMENIPSPTSQVVTPLQTVDDETSYTTPPPILQASPLQPANEENYNTPTPYQPLLLATPLSFISPSDESNTAAVDPNMGPIKRGRGRPKGSKNSKPSKKKMETSHPNNEVVVSGHNDETHNTSFSPHPPLMATDLQAIVPYDDSNHDSLADDDAAPSSDPLKRGRGRPKGSKSAKTPVKKLKPHNPDDKIFCPSFDSMITEEEKENGNEDLVDSVRMRFNAVCRRLGHISCEKAVVTTAFSRFTNMGVRTNKKKRIGPVPGVQPGDIFYFWGEMCLVGLHTQMPAGIDYLLAKDGEAEGLTTSVVTSVGHYNDKTDELHTLVYTGQGGTCKDGKPRNQDLTRGNLALVTSQKRGNEVRVIRGVEDPGDKKGKVYIYDGLYVVTHYWIEKGTTGFDEFKFNLVRKQDQPSGFATWKLAEELMKCGSSNRSRKGFVFEDISLGLEALPVPIVNEIDENDKEWPLDFDYRASSESLSMMIVLNHQSTGCNNTCQGGQSCGDPTCLCIQRNGGELPYDNRILLYRKPMIYECGESCSCPADCKNRLSQSGLKLRLEVFKTESCGWGLRSWEPIRAGTFICELVGTAKRRDEIEEDDEYVFDTSRVYKRFRWNYEPELVGEDCWDEVSEVYKLRSEILVSARAFGNVSRFMNHSCLANVMWQPVEFEKDGQPLVRIAFFAKRHIPPLTELRYDYGMSYDTGEVDEGGSRVFTGKRACLCGSENCRGSFE